TTCATGCGACGAACACCGACGGCTACGGCTTTCTTGCCAATCTGGATGCCGCCGCGCCGGGCTGGGATAGAACGGACCGGGCCGTCATCCTGGGGGCGGGGGGCGCCAGCCGGGCCATCATTCAGGCGGTGCGGGACCGCGGCATTGGGGAAATCCATGTGGTCAACCGCACCGCCGCCCGCGCGCAGGAACTGGCCGACCGTTTCGGACCCAAGGTGCACGCCCACGCCATGGGGGCGCTTGCCGAGGTCTCGAAAGGCGCGGGGCTTTTCGTCAATACCACCTCGCTCGGTATGGACGGCGACGCCGCCCCGGATTTCGACTTCTCGCCGTTAGCCTCCGGCGCGTTGGTGACGGATATCGTCTATGTACCGCTCATCACGCCGATTTTGCGTCAGGCGCAGGATCAGGGCTTTGCCGTCGTCGACGGGCTGGGCATGCTGCTGCACCAGGCCGCACCCGGTTTCGAGAAATGGTTCGGCAAAAGGCCGGTCGTCGATGCGGAGCTTCGCCGGCGGATCCTTGCGGATATGGAGGCGCATCGATGATCGTGCTTGGCCTTACCGGATCGATCGGAACCGGAAAGTCGACCACGGCCGCGATGTTCCGCGATCTCGGCGTGCCGGTGCACGATGCCGATGCGACGGTGCACGATCTCTATCGTAACGAGGCCGTCGCGCCGGTCGCGGCACATTTTCCCGAGGCGCTGTCAGATGGCGCCATCGACCGCAAGGTGCTCTCGGCGGTGCTTGCCCGTTCACCGGAGCGGTTCGGTGAGCTGGAGGCGATCATCCATCCGCTCGTACGGGCGCGGGAAGCGGCCTTCATCGATGCCGAACGGCGGAAGGCATCGCCGCTCGTCGTGCTTGATATTCCACTGCTTTATGAAACCGGCGGGCAAACGCGGGTGGACAAGGTGGTTGTCGTGACCTGCGATCCCACGGTTCAGCGCGAGCGTGTCCTGTCCCGCCCCGGCATGACGGAGGAGAAGCTCGCCCTCATTCTGTCGCGTCAGATGCCGGATACGGAAAAGCGCCAACGGGCCGATTTCCTCATCGATACCGGCAACGGGCTTGAAGCGGCGCGGAAACAGGTGGAAGAGATAACCGCGAAACTGACGGAGCAGCGGAACTGATGCGCGAGATCATCTTCGATACGGAAACGACCGGCCTCGACAACAAGCTCGACCGCGTCATCGAAATCGGCGGCGTGGAACTGGAGAACCACTTCCCGACCGGACGCACGCTCCATATCTTCATCAATCCCGGCGACCGGAAGGTCCATCCGGACGCGCTTGCCGTCCACGGCATCACCGACGAGTTCCTGCAGGACAAGAAGCCATTTGCCGAGGTCGCCCAGGAGATCATCGATTTCTTCGACGGCGCCCGCTGGGTGGCGCACAATGCGAACTTCGACATGGGCTTCATCAATGCCGAATTCGGTCGGCTTGGCCTGCCGTCGGTCGCGCCGGAAAAGGTGACGGATACGCTGGCGCTCGCCCGCCGCAAGCATCCGATGGGACCCAACTCGCTTGATGCGCTTTGCCGTCGCTACGGCATCGACAATTCGCACCGTACCAAGCACGGTGCGCTTCTCGACTCCGAGCTTCTGGCCGAAGTCTATATCGAGATGATCGGCGGCCGGCAGGCGGCGCTGGGCCTCGGTACCGCCGAAAGCGGTCGCAAGACGCTGGTCGAGGCGGAGGATGAGGTGATCGAGCCGCTCGGCGCCCGGCCGACGCCGCTTGCCCCCCGCCTGTCCGAAGTGGATCGCGCGGCCCACGCCGCCATGGTGGAGAAGATGGGCGCCAAGGCTATCTGGGCGAAATACGGCGGCTGAATCCGGCTTAGTATAATGAATGCAAAAGAAAACGCCCGGGCACATCGTGACCGGGCGTTCTTCGTTGAAAAGGATTGAGGTTTAGTTGGCCTGGACCTTCGCCTTGACTTGTTCTTCGGCCATGCGCTGGGCGAACATCTGGGCGAAATCGATCGGGTCAATCATCAGCGGCGGGAAGCCGCCGTTGCGGGTCGCGTCGGCGATGATCTGGCGGGCGAAGGGGAAGAGCAGGCGCGGGCACTCGATGAAGAGAACCGGCAGCATATGCTCCTGCGGGAAGCCCGTGATGCGGAAGACGCCGCCATAGGCAAGCTCGGCATTGAAGAGAACCTTGTCGCCATCCTTGGCTTCCGCATTCAGCGAGAGCAGGACGTCGAAGTCCGACTCGGCGAGCGGGTTCGCATTGACGTTGACGCTGATATTGATTGCCGGGGCCTTGTCACGGGCCTGCAGCGACCGCGGTGCACCCGGGTTTTCGAAGGAGAAGTCCTTCACATACTGCGCCAGGATGGTGAGCGAGGGGCTCGCGGCGTTGGTGTCGGTGACTGCGTCGGTCATGGAAATATCCTCGGGGACTCTGGAAAGTCAGGCCATCTAGCATTTCGGCCGGGGCCTTACAACCCTGGGGGCCTAGCGCGGACCGTCACGATGGAAGTCGTTTTCGTCGAGATCGATGGTGCGTTGCGCGCCGGTTTCCGGTGTGCCTCCCGACCGCGCGCCGCCTATATCCACCACAACGACGTTGCGGATCAGCCGGTTCCACAGGAAGCTGCGCACGGGCGGAAGAAAGAGGGCAAGCCCGACGATATCGGTCAGGAAGCCGGGGATGAGGAGCAGGATGCCCGCAACGACGATCATCGCCGCGTCGAGCATCTCCTTGCCGGGCGCCCGCCCGTCCTGGCTGGCCTGCCGCAGCCGCATGAGAACGCCGAAACCTTGCACCCGCATCAGCAGGATGCCGGCGATGGCGGAAAACACGACGAGGGACAGCGTCGGGAAAAGGCCGATCCTTCGTCCGACAAGGATGAAGCACGCGATTTCCGCCAGCGGCAGAAGGAGAATGAAAAGCGGAATGAGGCGTCTCAGCATGGTTTCCAATGTCGCATAGATTTGGCCGGGTCGATACTGCAGGCCGACGTTGCGCGCGTCTTCGTCGCATTCACGTCATCGCCATTTGAATGATCCGTCTTTGCGGACTATATGGAAAAGGAACAAAAAACAGAAACCGCAGCGGATCGATAATGGGCTCATTCGACTTTGTAACGATTTTCTTCCTCGTGGCTGCGGTGGTCATCTTCCTGCAATTGCGCAGCGTGCTTGGCCGGCGCACCGGCAGCGAGCGTCCGCCCTTCGATCCCTATTCCAAGCGCGAGGGCGCCGCAGAGACTGATTCGGCCGATCGCGGCAAGGTCGTCACGCTGCCGCGCCGTGACGGCACGGACGAGGATGAGAACCCCTTCGCCTCCATCGACGCTGCCGCCGCTCCGGGCACGCCCCTGAACGAACAGCTTCGCGCCGTCGCCAAGGCGGACCCCTCCTTCAACCCGAAGGAATTCGCCAACGGCGCCCGCATGGCCTACGAGATGATCGTCGTCGCCTTTGCCGATGGCGACCGCAAGACGCTGAAGAACCTCCTGTCGCGCGAAGTCTACGAAGGTTTCGACGCCGCGATTTCCGAGCGCGAGAGCAAGGGCGAGGTCGTGCGCTCCAGCTTCGTCGGCATCGAGAAGGCGGATATCGTCGGCGCCGAGGTCAAGGACAGCGAAGCCAACATCACGCTACGCATCATCAGCCAGTTGATCTCCGCTACCTATGACAAGGCCGGCGCGCTGGTCGATGGCGATGCGGAGACGGTGGCCGAGGTGAATGACCTGTGGACCTTCGCTCGCGACATCCGCTCGCGCGATCCGAACTGGAAGCTGATCGCCACCGAGTCGGAAGGCTGAGCGAGGCCCTCATGGAGTATCGTCTGGTTCCGGCCCGGTTTTCGGCGCTTCCCGGCTGGGACGAGGACGATCCCACACCCTTGATGGCGGCCATGGGCCGCTGTCGCGACCATATCCGCGATGTGAAACCCTACAAGACCGGC
This DNA window, taken from Shinella zoogloeoides, encodes the following:
- the secB gene encoding protein-export chaperone SecB, with amino-acid sequence MTDAVTDTNAASPSLTILAQYVKDFSFENPGAPRSLQARDKAPAINISVNVNANPLAESDFDVLLSLNAEAKDGDKVLFNAELAYGGVFRITGFPQEHMLPVLFIECPRLLFPFARQIIADATRNGGFPPLMIDPIDFAQMFAQRMAEEQVKAKVQAN
- a CDS encoding Tim44/TimA family putative adaptor protein encodes the protein MGSFDFVTIFFLVAAVVIFLQLRSVLGRRTGSERPPFDPYSKREGAAETDSADRGKVVTLPRRDGTDEDENPFASIDAAAAPGTPLNEQLRAVAKADPSFNPKEFANGARMAYEMIVVAFADGDRKTLKNLLSREVYEGFDAAISERESKGEVVRSSFVGIEKADIVGAEVKDSEANITLRIISQLISATYDKAGALVDGDAETVAEVNDLWTFARDIRSRDPNWKLIATESEG
- a CDS encoding shikimate dehydrogenase; protein product: MHDSRETFVPHAFVTGYPVKHSRSPLIHGYWLETLGLEGSYTRQEITPENFAGFVSGLKSGESGFVGGNVTIPHKETAFKLADCPDALSEELGASNTLWMEDGRLHATNTDGYGFLANLDAAAPGWDRTDRAVILGAGGASRAIIQAVRDRGIGEIHVVNRTAARAQELADRFGPKVHAHAMGALAEVSKGAGLFVNTTSLGMDGDAAPDFDFSPLASGALVTDIVYVPLITPILRQAQDQGFAVVDGLGMLLHQAAPGFEKWFGKRPVVDAELRRRILADMEAHR
- the coaE gene encoding dephospho-CoA kinase (Dephospho-CoA kinase (CoaE) performs the final step in coenzyme A biosynthesis.), producing MIVLGLTGSIGTGKSTTAAMFRDLGVPVHDADATVHDLYRNEAVAPVAAHFPEALSDGAIDRKVLSAVLARSPERFGELEAIIHPLVRAREAAFIDAERRKASPLVVLDIPLLYETGGQTRVDKVVVVTCDPTVQRERVLSRPGMTEEKLALILSRQMPDTEKRQRADFLIDTGNGLEAARKQVEEITAKLTEQRN
- the dnaQ gene encoding DNA polymerase III subunit epsilon, which produces MREIIFDTETTGLDNKLDRVIEIGGVELENHFPTGRTLHIFINPGDRKVHPDALAVHGITDEFLQDKKPFAEVAQEIIDFFDGARWVAHNANFDMGFINAEFGRLGLPSVAPEKVTDTLALARRKHPMGPNSLDALCRRYGIDNSHRTKHGALLDSELLAEVYIEMIGGRQAALGLGTAESGRKTLVEAEDEVIEPLGARPTPLAPRLSEVDRAAHAAMVEKMGAKAIWAKYGG
- a CDS encoding FxsA family protein, whose translation is MLRRLIPLFILLLPLAEIACFILVGRRIGLFPTLSLVVFSAIAGILLMRVQGFGVLMRLRQASQDGRAPGKEMLDAAMIVVAGILLLIPGFLTDIVGLALFLPPVRSFLWNRLIRNVVVVDIGGARSGGTPETGAQRTIDLDENDFHRDGPR